From Streptomyces sp. NBC_00690, a single genomic window includes:
- a CDS encoding DUF47 domain-containing protein: protein MRFRLTPRETSFYDMFAASADNIVTGSKLLMELLGADASSRAEIAERMRAAEHAGDDATHAIFHQLNSSFITPFDREDIYNLASSLDDIMDFMEEAVDLVVLYQVQELPKGVEQQIEVLARAAELTAEAMPHLRTMENLTEYWIEVNRLENQADQIHRKLLAQLFNGKYDAMEVLKLKQIVDVLEEAADAFEHVANTVETIAVKES from the coding sequence GTGCGCTTTCGTCTGACCCCCAGGGAGACGAGCTTCTACGACATGTTCGCCGCGTCGGCGGACAACATCGTCACGGGCTCCAAGCTCCTCATGGAACTGCTCGGGGCCGATGCATCTTCCCGGGCCGAGATCGCGGAACGGATGAGGGCGGCGGAGCACGCGGGCGACGACGCCACCCATGCCATTTTCCACCAGCTGAACTCCTCGTTCATCACGCCCTTCGACCGCGAGGACATCTACAACCTCGCATCCTCCCTCGACGACATCATGGACTTCATGGAGGAGGCCGTCGACCTGGTGGTGCTGTACCAGGTGCAGGAGCTGCCCAAGGGCGTCGAGCAGCAGATCGAGGTGCTGGCGCGTGCGGCTGAGTTGACCGCCGAGGCGATGCCGCACCTGCGGACCATGGAGAACCTCACCGAGTACTGGATCGAGGTCAACCGGCTGGAGAACCAGGCCGACCAGATCCACCGCAAGCTCCTGGCCCAGCTCTTCAACGGCAAGTACGACGCGATGGAGGTGCTGAAGCTCAAGCAGATCGTGGATGTGCTGGAAGAGGCGGCCGACGCCTTCGAGCACGTGGCGAACACCGTGGAGACCATCGCGGTCAAGGAGTCCTGA
- a CDS encoding metal-sensitive transcriptional regulator: MTTTEAAGPPVTEATPLTDHDRGVHGYHHQKDEHLKRLRRIEGQVRGLQRMVDEDVYCIDILTQVSASTKALQSFALQLLEEHLRHCVADAAVKGGTEVDAKVEEATKAIARLLRT, encoded by the coding sequence ATGACGACCACCGAGGCGGCCGGCCCCCCGGTCACCGAAGCCACCCCTCTCACCGACCACGACAGGGGCGTGCACGGCTACCACCACCAGAAGGACGAGCACCTCAAGCGGCTGCGCCGGATCGAGGGCCAGGTCCGCGGCCTCCAGCGGATGGTCGACGAGGACGTCTACTGCATCGACATACTGACCCAGGTCTCCGCCTCCACCAAGGCGCTCCAGTCCTTCGCCCTCCAACTGCTGGAGGAGCACCTGCGCCACTGTGTCGCCGACGCAGCGGTCAAGGGCGGCACCGAAGTGGACGCCAAGGTCGAAGAAGCCACCAAGGCCATCGCCCGACTGCTGCGCACCTGA
- a CDS encoding FAD-binding oxidoreductase, producing the protein MDRRALLTTAVALASTAACGRGDTDPPPSPSASRPTTPGSPSARTPTPTATRSPRNWRSLAAGLDGRLISPDDADYRSARQLFNTRFDDQRPAAVVYVSGEADIQECLAFARAHRVPVSIRSGGHSYAGWSSGNGRLVIDVSTLNRVTPDGPIGAGAQLIDVYRTLGAAGRTLPAGSCPSVGISGLTLGGGHGVASRAYGLTCDNLTAATIVTADGTVRTASAEREKDLFWALRGAGNGTFGVVTSLEFRTHPAPPVVLGRLQWPWSKAAAVLTAWQRWGPDQGDEIWSAALLAADPGGGNPTCAINLFSLATKGDTQNAVDRLVDAVGSPADSDSLRSRDYLDAMLDYAGCSSLTADECRLPGSVPGRSSEGTLNRATYTAASDFFHREIPAAGIRSLLNAAEAFRRLPDGQGKGSISLTALGGAINRIQPLSTAFVHRRSRVLAQYNASWRAGTSGRAEQSWLQRTHGAMRGHASGAAYQNYTDPLLTDWRRAYYGPATGRLTELRRRYDPDRLLDFPHAF; encoded by the coding sequence ATGGACCGGCGCGCACTGCTCACCACCGCGGTCGCCCTGGCCTCGACCGCGGCCTGCGGTCGAGGAGACACCGATCCGCCCCCTTCCCCCTCGGCCAGCCGCCCGACCACACCCGGCAGCCCGTCGGCCCGCACGCCCACCCCCACCGCCACGCGCTCTCCACGGAACTGGCGTTCCCTGGCCGCCGGTCTCGACGGCCGACTGATATCCCCGGACGACGCCGACTACCGAAGCGCGCGTCAACTCTTCAACACCCGGTTCGACGACCAGCGCCCCGCCGCCGTCGTCTACGTCAGCGGCGAAGCCGACATCCAGGAGTGCCTGGCCTTCGCCAGGGCCCACCGCGTCCCCGTCTCCATCCGCAGCGGCGGCCACTCCTACGCGGGCTGGTCCTCCGGCAACGGCCGCCTCGTCATCGATGTGTCGACCCTGAACCGTGTCACCCCCGACGGCCCCATCGGCGCCGGCGCCCAGCTCATCGACGTCTACCGAACCCTGGGCGCAGCCGGTCGCACCCTCCCCGCAGGCTCCTGCCCCTCCGTCGGCATCTCCGGTCTCACCCTCGGCGGTGGACATGGCGTTGCATCAAGGGCGTACGGGCTGACCTGCGACAACCTCACGGCAGCAACCATCGTGACCGCGGACGGCACCGTGCGGACCGCCAGCGCCGAACGCGAGAAGGACCTCTTCTGGGCGCTGCGCGGCGCGGGCAACGGAACCTTCGGCGTGGTGACCTCCCTGGAGTTCCGTACCCACCCCGCCCCACCGGTCGTCCTCGGCCGCCTCCAGTGGCCCTGGTCGAAGGCGGCTGCCGTGCTCACGGCCTGGCAGCGCTGGGGCCCGGACCAAGGGGACGAGATCTGGTCGGCCGCTCTCCTGGCAGCGGACCCCGGCGGCGGCAACCCGACCTGCGCGATCAACCTGTTCTCGCTCGCCACGAAAGGCGACACCCAGAACGCCGTGGACCGGCTCGTGGACGCAGTGGGCTCCCCGGCCGACTCCGACTCCCTGCGATCGCGCGACTACCTCGACGCCATGCTCGACTACGCGGGCTGCTCCTCCCTCACCGCCGACGAATGCCGACTACCGGGCTCGGTGCCCGGCCGCAGCAGCGAGGGCACGCTGAACCGCGCCACCTACACGGCCGCATCCGACTTCTTCCACCGCGAGATCCCAGCGGCGGGCATCCGCTCGCTGCTGAACGCGGCGGAGGCGTTCAGGAGGCTTCCGGACGGACAGGGCAAGGGCTCCATCTCACTGACCGCGCTCGGGGGCGCCATCAACCGGATACAGCCGCTGTCGACCGCCTTCGTACACCGCCGCTCCCGGGTACTGGCGCAGTACAACGCCTCCTGGCGGGCGGGCACCTCCGGCCGGGCCGAACAGTCCTGGCTGCAACGGACGCACGGGGCGATGCGCGGCCATGCGTCCGGGGCCGCGTATCAGAACTACACCGACCCCCTGCTGACGGACTGGCGGCGGGCCTACTACGGCCCGGCGACGGGACGGCTCACGGAGCTGAGGCGGCGGTACGACCCCGACCGCCTGCTGGACTTCCCGCACGCCTTCTGA
- a CDS encoding phosphatase PAP2 family protein, whose protein sequence is MAGLASGIPLAEPRTGLPTAETSTHLAESGGGASPDVALLYDINDLSKAAPPWFDRIMGFVGEYGIMFGLVAVGLLSWWAMRRRGTAEDSITGVAALAWAPLAAALAIVVNIPIRGFVERPRPFVDHKDLEVLVLGKTDYSFVSDHSTMAMAIAVGIFLAHRSLGYAALGLALAEGFLRVYMGVHYPTDVIGGFALGTAITLLLAPLAMALLTPLVGAIAASRAGWLVRSPLLDRDGGRAEALGIPEPRAEGTGEKDLAA, encoded by the coding sequence ATGGCTGGACTCGCATCGGGGATTCCCCTGGCGGAGCCAAGGACGGGACTTCCCACCGCGGAGACGAGTACCCACCTCGCGGAGTCGGGCGGTGGGGCCAGTCCCGACGTCGCCCTGCTCTACGACATCAACGACCTCTCCAAGGCCGCGCCCCCCTGGTTCGATCGCATCATGGGATTCGTCGGCGAGTACGGGATCATGTTCGGCCTGGTCGCCGTCGGTCTGCTGAGCTGGTGGGCGATGCGCCGCCGCGGTACTGCGGAGGACTCGATCACCGGCGTCGCAGCCCTTGCCTGGGCGCCGCTCGCTGCCGCGTTGGCGATCGTTGTCAACATCCCCATCCGGGGGTTCGTCGAGCGCCCCAGACCCTTCGTGGACCACAAGGACCTGGAAGTTCTCGTCCTGGGCAAGACGGACTACTCGTTCGTCAGTGACCACTCGACCATGGCCATGGCGATCGCCGTCGGGATCTTCCTCGCCCACCGTTCGCTGGGATACGCCGCGCTGGGGCTCGCGCTGGCCGAAGGCTTCCTGCGCGTCTACATGGGCGTGCACTACCCCACGGACGTGATCGGCGGCTTCGCCCTCGGTACGGCGATCACGCTGTTGCTGGCGCCCCTCGCCATGGCACTGCTGACCCCGTTGGTCGGCGCGATCGCCGCATCAAGAGCCGGCTGGCTCGTCCGCTCGCCGCTCCTTGACCGGGACGGCGGACGGGCCGAGGCGCTCGGCATCCCGGAGCCCCGGGCCGAGGGCACCGGAGAGAAGGATCTAGCCGCCTAG
- a CDS encoding C40 family peptidase, protein MRKAWLIAGMSVGACLLFIALLVVGTFSAASGLFGGGVNGKSGAVGLAKGAVPARYQALVQTWGNLCPAINPALLAAQLYQESGWNPRAQSHAAAQGIAQFIPGTWAAHGVDGDKDGDRDVWDPADAIPSAATYDCKLAGYVKKAGGDPTNNMLAAYNAGAYAVIRYGGVPPYKETQNYVKVIRTLEKSFARPIGRVDPSRQAAGAIDFAQRQLGTKYLWGGNGTPEQDGRFDCSGLTQAAFKTVGIDLPRVANDQYNAGPHPSRGELLPGDLVFFSDDLTNSRAIRHVGLYVGGGYMINAPRPGAVIRFDKIDTPDYFGATRVTEDGANSLPTHPPTA, encoded by the coding sequence GTGCGTAAGGCATGGCTGATCGCGGGAATGTCCGTCGGGGCCTGCCTTCTGTTCATCGCCCTGCTGGTCGTGGGCACCTTCTCCGCCGCTTCGGGACTCTTCGGGGGCGGCGTCAACGGCAAGTCAGGAGCCGTGGGGCTGGCCAAGGGTGCCGTGCCCGCGCGCTACCAGGCGCTGGTGCAGACGTGGGGCAACCTCTGCCCCGCGATCAACCCCGCGCTCCTCGCCGCCCAGCTGTACCAGGAGAGCGGTTGGAACCCCCGGGCGCAGAGCCACGCAGCCGCCCAGGGCATCGCCCAGTTCATCCCCGGCACCTGGGCCGCGCACGGAGTTGACGGCGACAAGGACGGCGACCGCGATGTGTGGGACCCGGCCGACGCCATTCCGTCGGCAGCCACCTACGACTGCAAACTGGCCGGATATGTGAAGAAGGCCGGCGGCGATCCCACCAACAACATGCTCGCCGCCTACAACGCCGGTGCCTACGCGGTGATCCGGTACGGCGGTGTTCCCCCGTACAAGGAAACCCAGAACTACGTGAAGGTCATCCGTACGTTGGAGAAGAGCTTCGCCCGGCCCATCGGGCGGGTGGACCCTTCCCGGCAGGCCGCGGGAGCCATCGACTTCGCGCAGCGGCAGTTGGGAACCAAGTACCTCTGGGGCGGCAACGGCACACCGGAACAGGACGGGCGGTTCGACTGTTCCGGGCTGACTCAGGCCGCTTTCAAAACGGTTGGCATCGATCTCCCCCGCGTCGCCAACGACCAGTACAACGCGGGCCCGCACCCTTCACGCGGTGAACTGCTCCCCGGTGACCTGGTCTTCTTCTCCGACGACCTCACCAACTCACGGGCGATCCGGCATGTGGGTCTGTACGTCGGCGGCGGCTACATGATCAACGCGCCGCGGCCGGGCGCCGTGATTCGTTTCGACAAAATCGACACCCCAGACTATTTTGGCGCGACCCGGGTTACCGAGGACGGCGCGAATTCGCTTCCCACGCACCCTCCGACGGCCTGA
- a CDS encoding SAM-dependent methyltransferase, whose product MGRVTEYQDSLVRIDTTRPHTARIWNYWLGGKDHYPVDREAGDRIRSIHPGIGEYALADRLFLGRSVNHLVTTAGVRQFLDIGTGLPSGDNTHEVAQRVAPESRIVYVDNDPLVLTHARALLKSTPEGRTDYLDADLRDTDLILERAAKTLDLSQPVALMLLGVVIFVEDHEETYDLVRRLMSALAPGSHLVLSHTITSASMPEVDAAVAFWNEHGTPRLTQRNPTQIERYFDGLELLEPGVVPCSRWRPGASGEGAAEVAMYAGVGRKP is encoded by the coding sequence GTGGGTCGTGTGACGGAATATCAGGACAGCCTCGTCCGGATCGACACCACACGGCCCCACACCGCCCGGATCTGGAACTACTGGTTGGGCGGCAAGGACCACTACCCCGTCGATCGTGAGGCGGGCGATCGCATCCGATCGATCCATCCCGGTATCGGGGAGTACGCCCTCGCCGACCGGCTCTTCCTCGGACGGTCCGTGAACCATCTGGTCACGACGGCAGGGGTGCGCCAGTTCCTCGACATCGGGACGGGACTGCCCAGCGGCGACAACACCCATGAGGTCGCCCAGCGGGTGGCACCCGAGTCGCGGATCGTCTACGTGGACAACGACCCCCTGGTCCTCACCCATGCCCGTGCGCTGCTCAAGAGCACCCCGGAGGGCCGTACCGACTACCTCGACGCCGATCTGCGCGACACGGACCTGATCCTGGAGCGCGCGGCCAAGACGCTCGACCTGTCCCAGCCGGTCGCGCTGATGCTGCTGGGTGTCGTCATCTTCGTCGAGGACCATGAGGAGACGTACGACCTCGTACGGCGACTGATGTCTGCGCTGGCGCCTGGCAGCCACCTCGTGCTGTCGCACACGATCACCAGTGCTTCGATGCCCGAGGTCGATGCCGCGGTCGCCTTCTGGAACGAGCACGGGACACCCCGACTCACCCAGCGCAACCCGACCCAGATCGAGCGGTACTTCGACGGTCTGGAACTGCTCGAACCCGGCGTGGTCCCGTGTTCGCGCTGGCGCCCGGGCGCCAGCGGCGAGGGGGCGGCCGAGGTGGCCATGTACGCGGGGGTGGGGCGCAAACCGTGA